The nucleotide sequence AAAAATCGTCAAGGAAAAAGGGCTGGTCCAGATGAGTGACGAGGGCGAGCTGGTCGCCATTGTCCGCGAGATCATCGAGGCCAATCCTGAGCAGGTCCAACAGTTCCGGGAGGGCAAGACCAAGGTCATGGGCTTCTTTGTCGGTCAGTTGATGCAGAAGACCAAGGGCAAGGCCAATCCGCAGCTGGCGAATAAATTATTTGCGGAGGAGCTGAAGTAATTTGAAGCGATTATCAAAATCGGTATGTGTATGAACTGGATGTTCTGGAAAAAGAAAAGGGCCCGCGTGGATTGTTGCGGTCTGAGTTGCCCTCAGCCGGTTCTTGCGACTAAGGACGCCTTGGAGGCGGGCAATCGTCTTGTTGAGGTGGTGGTGGATAATGAGGCCGCTCAGAATAATGTCACCCGCTTTGCCCAGGAGCGAAACTGTACAGTCACCAGCTCCGGGCCGGAGGACGGCTGCTGGACGCTCATGGTGAAAGCGGGCCGGGTCTGTCGTCGGAAACAAGCTGCTCCAGAGAACTACAGTTGCGCTTCCGCCACCTCTGCCGCATCAAGAGGAAACGGCGGGCTGGTGTATGTCATCTCCTCGGCCTCAATGGGGCGGGGAAGCGATGACCTGGGTTGGGCACTGCTCCAGACCTATGTGCAGACCATTCATAAGATCAGCCCTCTGCCTGAGAAGATTGTATTGTATAATGAAGGGGTGAGGTTGGTGGCTGAAGACACTGGCGCCTTAAAGGCCTTGGAGCAGCTCCAGGACCAGGGCGTGGAGATTCTTGCCTGCGGCACCTGCCTGAACTTTTACGAGCTGACATCAGCACTCAGGGTCGGGAAGATTACTGATATGTATGCAATCATGAGCACTGTCAATAATGCCGCCAAGGTGGTTAGCCCGTATTGATCCCTTTGGTCTGCCTGTTTTTTACAGCCGGTTGGCAAAAAGTGTATGGTATGGTATTCTATGTTACGGTAGTTTTCAATTTTTTGTCAGTTCGCTAAAAGGACCTTTCCGTTATCGCCATAAGTTCATTGCTTGATCCCGTCCTTTGAGACGGACCTTCTATTTTTGCATTTTCGACAGAATCGTTCGAGAACAGGTCGCCTTGCCTGACGATTCCGTCTGTATCTTTATTGGGAGTGGGTTATGCGTATCCATCGTTTTGTTTCCAGTCTGTTACTTGCCTTTTTGCTGACAAGCTCGTCAGTGTACGGCAAGGTAATGCCGGTGGAATTCGACCTCGGTCGTAACCGCCTTATTGCTGCGATGCTGAGGAGTCAACTTTCTGCCCAGCATTTTGATCATAAGCCGTTTGATGAGCAGATGTCCAAGGAGGCCTACAAACTTTATATCAGCCAATTGGACCCGAAGAAACAGTTTTTGCTGGCCTCAGATGTTGCGCAGCTGGATCAATTTGCCGATCGGATTGATGACGAGATCAGTAATGGCCATATCTCCCTGCCCGATGTGGGGATGAAACTGCTCAATAAGCGAGTAGAAAAGGTGGGCGCATTGATTGACGAGGTCATGGCTGCGGGCTTTTCTCCCAACAAAAAGGACTCGCTCCAGACGGACCCAGATAAACTGACTGCCCCTGCCGACCGTGCGGAGCTGAAAGACCGCTGGCGGCGTTCCTTAAAGTTAGAAGTGCTGGACAGCTATCTTGAGGCTGTGGATAAGGAAAATAAAAAGCGCGAAAAAGAGGAGAAGGCTCTGCTGGATGCTGAAAGCACGCAGATTGATCAGGGGCTTTGGGCAGAGGCAATGAAGAAGGTGCGCAAAAAAACAGATGCCTATCTGGAAAGGCTGCTCAAAGTGAGCCGTCAGGAGCATTATAACCGCTATTTTGATGCGGTGGCCCGCTCCTTTGATCCGCATACCAATTATATGGCCCCCACCTCGAAAGAGGATTTTGATATCCATATGAGCGGTTCTCTGGAAGGTATTGGTGCCCTATTGCGGGAGGACGATGGGCATATCAAGGTGGTTCGTATTATACCCGGCAGCGCGGCAGAGGCCCAAGGGCAGCTCCAGGCCGAGGATGTCATTATGTCGGTCTCTGAAAAGGACGGCGAACCAGTGGATATTTCCTCAATGAGTATCCGGGAGGCGGTCTCTTATATACGGGGACCCAAGGGCACAGAGGTTCGCCTGACCGTGACCAGGGCTGACGGCACCCGTCTGGTTATTCCTATTGTTCGGGATGTGGTCAAGCTGGAGGAAACCTATGTCAAATCCACTGTGATTAAGGAAGAAAAAGAGGGAAAGGTGGGATATATAAAGATCCCCAGCTTTTATCGTGATTTTTCAGCAGGACGTTTGGGCAAAGAGGGGCGCAATGTCACTGATGATACCCGCGCTGAGTTGCATAAGCTGAAAAAAGAAGGCATTAACGGGCTTATCCTGGATCTACGCAATAACGGTGGTGGCTCTCTGAGCGATGCTGTCAATGTCTCTGGTCTGTTTCTGCCCGGTGGCCCGATGGTCCAGGTCAAAAATTCACAAGGCGTGATTCGCGTTCTTGAGGATAAGGATCAGGACGTTGTCTATGATGGGCCGATGATTGTGCTGATTAACCAGTTTGCTGCCTCTGCCTCAGAGATCTTTGCCGCTGCCATGCAGGATTACGGGCGTGCCTTGGTTGTTGGTGGTGCCCATACCCATGGGAAGGGCACTGTTCAGGCCCTGCTGGATATGAATCGCAATCTCCCCCTGCTCCATCTCAAGAAATATGACGATTTGGGCGCCTTGAAGGTCACTATCCAGAAATTTTACCGGGTGAACGGGAGCTCAACCCAATATAAGGGCGTTGTGCCGGATGTGGTCCTGCCCAGCATGCTGGATTATCTGGAAACCGGCGAGCAGTACATGGACAACTCACTGCCGTGGGATACGGTTGAGGAGGTTGCCCATCCACTCTGGCACGGATCTCGTTTTGATTTGAAAAGGGTGCAGGAGCAGAGTCGCAACTATGTGGCGCACAGCAAGCGTTTTCAGAAGATCAAAGAGGAAAGCCTGAAGGCAAAGAAACGCAAAAAAGAAACAGAGGTCCCTGTGTATTTAGCCGGGGTTATCAAAGAGCGAAAAGAGCTTGAGCAGGCGAGAAAAGAGGCCAGAGAGGCAGGTGTCCTTGCTGATGAGGAAGATGAGGCAGACGAGGACGCGGTGGCAAAAGAAGGTGAAAAGACCTTAGATGAAAAACTTTCCCATGATCTCTATGTGGACTTTGCGGTTTTTCTGATGGAGAACTCCAAGACAGTGGAGTTGGCTGCTGATACGAAAAAATAACCGCCTCGCATAGTTCTCCCTCACTGGAGGGGGAGAAAAGTACCTTTCAAGGCCTCAGGGATGTGATTCTCTGGGGCCTTTTCTGTTTGCCCTGAACGTAAAAGGGGACAGATTTATTTTTAATGAGCACCTGGCGGAAAATTGGATGCCTTGGAAAAATAAATCTGTCCCCTTTTTGCTCTTTTCCAAGGAGTATTAAAATTTTGCTTGAAATCAACCCATAATCATGCTAGAGCAATTTGCACTGAACAGACTTCACTGTCAACGGTGGAGAAAAAGGTGTCTAGGGAAAATTATGAATATATCTGAAGCGTTTAAAAATAAAGAGAAAAAAATAATCGACACCTGGGTGGAAAGGGCGCTGGATTCTTATACCTCAGCGGATTTTTTCAAACAGAGCAAGGATCAGTTTGCCAATCCTGTGGGGGCAAATATTCGAGTAGGGTTGACCAAAATTTTTCACCTGATCCTGGCAGAGGCTGATGCGCAGGATTTTGCCGAGCCCCTTGATCAGGTTGTTCGTATTCGAGCGGTGCAGGAATTCACCCCTGCCCAGGCCGTTGCACCGCTGCTTGAGCTCAAATGGGTGGTGAAGCAGGTCTTTTCCGCAGATGAAAAATGCCGTTCGTTGTTGCCTGAGCTCAATCCCTTTGACCGTGATGTGGACAGGATTGCCCTGATGGCCTTTGATATGTATATGAACTGCCGGGACAGGCTGTATCAGGCCCGCATTCGTGAGTTGAAAAGCGGCAGTTATATTTTAACGGACTCTTCCTGCGCCTCTGCGGCGGTTCAGGAAAATCTGCAGGACATAGCCTCACTGTCCAATGAATAGGGGAGGCTCCAACACTGTGGTGAAGTGTCGGGACATTTACGCTATTATCCTTTGTCCTGATACTTAAAGATATAGTTGTATTATTTTTTAACCTGAAGAGAAGGAGCGATCAATGAAGTACCTCTTCCCCTTGGTTGCCGTCATTGTCCTGGCACGAATTGCATGGGTAGGGTCCACGATTCCCGGTATGCAAAACGTGTTCGGCATTGACGTGCCCTATGCAGCCCTGATTTTATTTATCGGTGGCTTCTGCTGGCGGGTCGTTTATTGGGCCAAATCGCCGGTCCCCTTTAAAATCCCAACGACCTGTGGGCAGGGCTACTCCATGCCCTGGATAAAGCGGAATAAACTGGAAGCCCCGAAGAACACAACCGAGGTCATCGGCCGGCTGTTCATGGAGATTGTTTTTTTCCGTTCCTTATGGCGGAATACCAAGGCGAGCATGCAACCGGGCCCGGTCTTGACCTATAGGTCCACCCGCTGGCTCTGGCTTTTCGGTATTGTTTTTCATTACAGCATGCTGATCATCCTGCTTCGTCATCTGCGCCTCTTTGTCGAGCCCGTACCTTTTCTGATCAGCGCCCTGGATGCCTTTGACGGGCTGGCGCTCAACCCTACCCCGGAGCTTTCGCTCTATGTAACGGACGGACTCATCCTTCTCGGTCTGCTGGCCCTTCTCCTTCGGCGTTTTCTCCTTCGCCCGGTACGCTATATCTCTTTAGTTAATGATTATTTTCCGCTTTTTCTCCTGATTGGTATTGCAGTGAGTGGTATTTCCATGCG is from Candidatus Electrothrix sp. GW3-4 and encodes:
- the yedF gene encoding sulfurtransferase-like selenium metabolism protein YedF; protein product: MNWMFWKKKRARVDCCGLSCPQPVLATKDALEAGNRLVEVVVDNEAAQNNVTRFAQERNCTVTSSGPEDGCWTLMVKAGRVCRRKQAAPENYSCASATSAASRGNGGLVYVISSASMGRGSDDLGWALLQTYVQTIHKISPLPEKIVLYNEGVRLVAEDTGALKALEQLQDQGVEILACGTCLNFYELTSALRVGKITDMYAIMSTVNNAAKVVSPY
- a CDS encoding carboxy terminal-processing peptidase, whose amino-acid sequence is MRIHRFVSSLLLAFLLTSSSVYGKVMPVEFDLGRNRLIAAMLRSQLSAQHFDHKPFDEQMSKEAYKLYISQLDPKKQFLLASDVAQLDQFADRIDDEISNGHISLPDVGMKLLNKRVEKVGALIDEVMAAGFSPNKKDSLQTDPDKLTAPADRAELKDRWRRSLKLEVLDSYLEAVDKENKKREKEEKALLDAESTQIDQGLWAEAMKKVRKKTDAYLERLLKVSRQEHYNRYFDAVARSFDPHTNYMAPTSKEDFDIHMSGSLEGIGALLREDDGHIKVVRIIPGSAAEAQGQLQAEDVIMSVSEKDGEPVDISSMSIREAVSYIRGPKGTEVRLTVTRADGTRLVIPIVRDVVKLEETYVKSTVIKEEKEGKVGYIKIPSFYRDFSAGRLGKEGRNVTDDTRAELHKLKKEGINGLILDLRNNGGGSLSDAVNVSGLFLPGGPMVQVKNSQGVIRVLEDKDQDVVYDGPMIVLINQFAASASEIFAAAMQDYGRALVVGGAHTHGKGTVQALLDMNRNLPLLHLKKYDDLGALKVTIQKFYRVNGSSTQYKGVVPDVVLPSMLDYLETGEQYMDNSLPWDTVEEVAHPLWHGSRFDLKRVQEQSRNYVAHSKRFQKIKEESLKAKKRKKETEVPVYLAGVIKERKELEQARKEAREAGVLADEEDEADEDAVAKEGEKTLDEKLSHDLYVDFAVFLMENSKTVELAADTKK
- a CDS encoding RsbRD N-terminal domain-containing protein; this encodes MNISEAFKNKEKKIIDTWVERALDSYTSADFFKQSKDQFANPVGANIRVGLTKIFHLILAEADAQDFAEPLDQVVRIRAVQEFTPAQAVAPLLELKWVVKQVFSADEKCRSLLPELNPFDRDVDRIALMAFDMYMNCRDRLYQARIRELKSGSYILTDSSCASAAVQENLQDIASLSNE
- the dsrM gene encoding sulfate reduction electron transfer complex DsrMKJOP subunit DsrM yields the protein MKYLFPLVAVIVLARIAWVGSTIPGMQNVFGIDVPYAALILFIGGFCWRVVYWAKSPVPFKIPTTCGQGYSMPWIKRNKLEAPKNTTEVIGRLFMEIVFFRSLWRNTKASMQPGPVLTYRSTRWLWLFGIVFHYSMLIILLRHLRLFVEPVPFLISALDAFDGLALNPTPELSLYVTDGLILLGLLALLLRRFLLRPVRYISLVNDYFPLFLLIGIAVSGISMRYFLRSGVDIIAIKQLLVGLATFKPEITTEIAPIFYTHLFLVSCLLAYFPFSKLMHMGGVFMSPTRDMANDSRMKRHINPWNPDIKPHSYASYEDEFREDMVEQGIPVDKELPEKAED